The Gemmatimonadaceae bacterium genome includes a region encoding these proteins:
- a CDS encoding PadR family transcriptional regulator, which yields MPREADELLRGTLDALILKTLSWGPRHGYGIAGWVKDTSGERLSIDDRALYLALHRLEDRGLVESDWGLSDNNRRAKYYQLTARGRAELRAESKRLARYAEGLFRVLNAKAWEGADA from the coding sequence GTGCCCAGAGAAGCCGACGAGTTGCTGCGTGGGACGCTCGATGCGCTGATCCTCAAGACCCTCAGCTGGGGCCCGCGCCACGGCTACGGTATCGCGGGCTGGGTCAAGGACACTTCCGGCGAGCGGCTCAGCATCGACGACCGGGCGCTCTACCTCGCCCTTCACCGCCTCGAGGACCGTGGTCTCGTCGAAAGCGACTGGGGACTCTCCGACAACAATCGCCGCGCCAAGTACTACCAGCTCACCGCGCGCGGCCGCGCCGAGCTGCGCGCCGAGTCGAAGCGACTGGCGCGGTATGCCGAGGGACTCTTTCGCGTGTTGAACGCCAAGGCCTGGGAGGGCGCCGATGCCTAA